Proteins from a genomic interval of Clostridium scatologenes:
- a CDS encoding VWA domain-containing protein, whose amino-acid sequence MSNISRWRLILGKYSENQIPFESGNSSINYMDMDNLLDFLYSREYSEKDGVRKSKGPGSLSASDLTVPKWITKIRELFPKETVEVLEKHAIEKYNLTELLTDKEVLKKLEPNKELLKNILQMKHLMKGEALNTAKTIVKNIAEQITKELENDVKKSITGRINKNKASIVKCSRNIDFKKTIKANLKNYDLNENKIIVDKIYFNERVKKFNPWNVVIAVDESGSMLDSVIHSAIMAGIFAKLPMLKTNLVIFDTEVVDLTGYIDDPVETLMSIQLGGGTNISKALTYCEGLIENPHRTMVILVTDLYEGGGYGNMYARARSIIESGSKLIVLTALDMEASPSYDKNAGLKMASLGAEVAAMTPGRLSNWIAKIIS is encoded by the coding sequence GTGAGCAATATAAGCAGATGGAGATTAATACTTGGAAAATATTCAGAAAATCAAATTCCCTTTGAAAGTGGTAATTCAAGTATTAATTACATGGATATGGACAATTTATTAGATTTTTTATATTCTAGGGAATATAGCGAAAAAGACGGTGTAAGAAAAAGTAAAGGTCCGGGCAGCTTATCAGCTTCAGATTTAACTGTACCAAAATGGATAACTAAGATAAGAGAACTTTTTCCAAAGGAAACGGTTGAAGTCCTTGAAAAGCATGCTATTGAAAAATACAATTTAACAGAGCTTTTAACAGACAAAGAAGTGCTTAAAAAATTGGAGCCAAATAAAGAACTTCTAAAAAATATACTGCAGATGAAGCATCTTATGAAAGGTGAAGCTTTAAATACTGCAAAGACCATTGTAAAAAACATAGCAGAACAAATAACTAAAGAGCTTGAAAATGATGTTAAGAAGTCCATTACAGGAAGGATAAATAAAAATAAAGCCTCTATAGTTAAATGTTCAAGAAACATAGATTTTAAGAAAACTATAAAAGCAAATTTAAAAAATTATGATTTAAATGAAAACAAAATTATTGTAGATAAAATATATTTCAATGAAAGAGTTAAAAAATTTAATCCTTGGAATGTGGTAATTGCAGTGGATGAAAGTGGATCTATGCTTGATTCTGTAATTCACAGTGCAATAATGGCTGGAATATTTGCAAAGCTTCCAATGCTTAAAACAAATCTTGTTATATTTGATACAGAAGTGGTGGATTTAACTGGATACATTGATGATCCTGTGGAAACTCTTATGAGTATACAGCTTGGTGGCGGTACTAATATAAGTAAGGCATTAACTTATTGTGAAGGCTTAATTGAAAATCCACATAGAACTATGGTAATTTTAGTTACGGATTTATATGAAGGTGGAGGTTATGGAAACATGTATGCTAGGGCAAGGTCTATTATTGAAAGTGGGTCAAAGTTGATTGTACTTACAGCACTGGATATGGAAGCATCACCTTCATATGATAAAAATGCTGGTTTAAAAATGGCTTCTCTTGGAGCAGAAGTTGCAGCAATGACACCGGGGAGGTTATCAAATTGGATAGCAAAGATAATTTCTTAA
- a CDS encoding SWIM zinc finger family protein has translation MDSKDNFLKAFGKFIKTINKEYLVGISNKGIINRAEKDLCKVSNFEYEIKDKGIEFKIDDINCLISEDIQKYQCSCPSRSICKHVIMCYLYLIENQKEIFKLENSEDEYKEDNEEFLKLKEFKIEDIKKKIGEKSLENIVKRIEYGMNFKIKEGSIIEVDFNDEGILVKLLDDIENSICSCKSKELCVHKAEALILYKLEKGYLKLEKLKDSIENELLFNKDEMKKAAVKLRQTIEDIFITGLSRTPITILDKLNSTAVICHNYELPNFEKSIRDIREEFLLYFNKNASFTAKNLLNKLTNLYTRTISMENIEDLNKLSSLVGEFKSSYYEIPPVELHGFGAEKWKSKSGYEGITYYFLENKRKQIYTYTHAIPTYYDNVKVKRNFNEAAPWELNCSVQELSKITFKLVHGKINSANRISSSSESKGTIIDKSYFSKLNVENFTYDNWQQLLEKIFLNDNEKNENYNLVFLNINEFGESNFDNITQEFSLPIYDKEKNVCKILVKFSSESKKIIRTLERLVKYKKTHLFMGRVYIDKEKLMFYPISYYDDAGEVENLTV, from the coding sequence TTGGATAGCAAAGATAATTTCTTAAAAGCCTTTGGGAAATTCATTAAAACTATTAATAAGGAATATCTTGTAGGAATAAGCAATAAGGGTATTATAAATAGAGCAGAAAAGGATTTATGTAAAGTTTCAAACTTTGAATATGAAATAAAAGATAAAGGCATTGAATTTAAAATTGATGATATAAATTGTCTTATAAGTGAAGACATTCAAAAATACCAATGCAGCTGCCCATCAAGAAGTATATGCAAGCATGTTATTATGTGCTATTTATATTTAATTGAAAACCAAAAAGAAATATTTAAATTAGAAAATAGTGAAGATGAATATAAGGAAGATAACGAAGAATTTTTAAAATTAAAAGAATTTAAAATAGAGGATATAAAAAAGAAAATAGGAGAAAAAAGCTTAGAAAACATAGTAAAAAGAATAGAATACGGAATGAACTTTAAAATAAAAGAAGGTTCTATTATAGAAGTTGATTTTAATGATGAAGGCATATTAGTTAAGCTTTTAGATGATATAGAAAATTCAATTTGCAGCTGCAAGTCAAAAGAACTTTGTGTACATAAAGCTGAAGCTTTAATTTTATATAAACTTGAAAAAGGGTATTTGAAACTTGAAAAACTCAAAGACTCTATTGAGAATGAATTGCTTTTTAATAAAGATGAGATGAAAAAGGCGGCAGTAAAGTTAAGACAGACTATTGAAGACATATTTATAACAGGTCTTTCAAGAACTCCTATAACAATTTTGGACAAGCTAAATAGCACTGCAGTTATATGTCATAATTATGAGTTGCCTAATTTTGAAAAAAGCATAAGGGATATAAGAGAGGAGTTTTTACTTTATTTTAATAAAAATGCCTCTTTTACTGCAAAAAATCTGTTAAACAAACTAACTAATCTTTATACTAGGACAATTTCCATGGAAAATATAGAAGATTTAAATAAATTAAGCTCATTAGTTGGTGAATTTAAAAGTTCTTATTATGAAATTCCTCCAGTAGAGCTTCATGGTTTTGGTGCTGAAAAGTGGAAGAGTAAATCAGGCTATGAAGGAATTACTTATTATTTTTTAGAAAACAAAAGAAAGCAAATTTATACATATACTCATGCAATTCCTACATATTATGACAATGTAAAAGTTAAAAGAAATTTTAATGAAGCTGCACCATGGGAACTAAATTGCAGTGTACAGGAATTGTCTAAAATAACTTTTAAGCTTGTTCATGGCAAAATAAATTCTGCAAATAGAATTTCTTCCAGCAGTGAATCAAAAGGAACAATTATAGATAAAAGTTATTTTTCAAAATTAAATGTTGAAAATTTTACTTATGATAACTGGCAGCAGCTTTTAGAAAAGATATTTTTAAATGACAATGAGAAAAATGAAAATTATAACTTAGTATTTTTAAATATAAATGAATTTGGAGAGTCTAATTTTGATAATATAACTCAAGAATTTTCACTCCCAATATATGATAAAGAGAAAAATGTTTGCAAAATACTTGTTAAATTTTCTAGTGAAAGTAAAAAAATTATAAGAACTTTAGAAAGGTTGGTAAAATATAAAAAGACTCATTTATTTATGGGAAGAGTTTATATAGATAAAGAAAAGCTTATGTTTTACCCAATCAGCTATTATGATGATGCAGGAGAAGTTGAAAACTTGACAGTATAG
- a CDS encoding DUF4132 domain-containing protein → MNMKEHLLNRIMDTLEELNVCENIVEKLEDYLEDEIDENEFLNILPDIKFYSIPDDNIKKTVHALSSIRKYKNKDYMRKYVNMLFKMGGPSASLIVNRSYYWFSELNAKEFIDAGIEKYIVLILYIEPLTYDFNRLERRYFKIIYDICNENPEVLIKAAGLVKTNQKILLYSIYCSCKIVERDDRYAEFLKVIEDDFKDSIDNLYENKMPEDLVKKIQDFINRNDHKLPESVIDKVKMYKFNDYLFKFLIGLSSLNASRSATLKKIFRFFTMVDFKFALNSAYAIMPVASCYSDTVNNFDTIFEIPSKYHIAWYAEKFTGNENATKVLSERLKKDKKTFEDAIDLCEGIAKNYLISFMLDDDKKMDYIKSLENDCVNIFSEILREDDVDEGDISIVEAFLNGTSSFEEVKNTIYSINPKELNSWRVNSDLTYLFSILCKKIGCNVDIYERSIVILSVLKYQRYILNLASVHDKQSGNHYSKEKFQLIFDILRKYNVSVTMKMKLIDKILTSYDYENNIANAMTDVLKDIIIQDGKEVIENIKNISADSRCTFIEYIFKIKSEENMKAIFDEFASSSKKVKEKIIELFTNDLNNVSYIDYIINKLKSQKQGEREVAIKIFSKWYDKNISQEIKKLIKDSLSYALEVEKSQKIRTLLMEVLDIEQNHEEKELKDDDLIKNLLKGNKKKSLSWLEFESLPKVKLKENNNYCEEDYLKAILLCYSASSNIGISVDGDRFAEKLNKSDMKLFANEVFDRWFEKGAESKKRWVLGFSAIHGEDEIVIKLEKDINNWAKNSRGAIASEAVKALALNGSSSALLVVDGISRKFKYKQVKKAAAEALDFAAEQMGVDREELSDKIVPNLGFDINGERIFDYGSRKFTVNLTPDLSIEVYDENKKKLKNLPSPGKRDDEEKAKEAHSEFKTFKKQLKTTVSTQTTRMDLALSNDRKWTKTTWMNLFVENPIMHQFAIGLIWGTYRNSKLVDTFRYMEDGSFNTKDEDEFQLLDDCSIGLVHPLELNDEDLTLWNEQLENYEIVQPIGQLNRKTFTLTEKEKSMNYVDRFGGKIVNGLSLAGKLMNYGWYRGSVQDAGGYYELYKEDKNLSIGVELSFEGLYVGDENEDTTIYILRFYNSGTVERGSYIYDEIKKEHLLSLSKVPKKYFSEILHQVDNALSSSTLVNENWRKEIKLY, encoded by the coding sequence ATGAATATGAAAGAACACTTATTAAATAGAATAATGGATACACTTGAAGAACTTAATGTTTGTGAAAATATTGTAGAAAAATTAGAAGATTATCTTGAAGATGAAATTGATGAAAATGAATTTTTAAATATACTGCCTGATATAAAATTTTATTCAATTCCAGATGATAACATTAAAAAAACTGTTCATGCACTTAGTTCCATAAGAAAATATAAGAATAAGGATTATATGAGAAAGTATGTGAATATGTTATTTAAAATGGGAGGGCCAAGTGCCAGTCTTATAGTAAATAGATCCTATTATTGGTTTTCAGAACTCAATGCAAAAGAATTTATAGATGCTGGAATTGAAAAATATATAGTATTAATATTATATATAGAACCCTTAACTTACGACTTCAATAGATTGGAAAGAAGGTACTTTAAAATAATATATGATATTTGTAATGAAAATCCTGAAGTTCTAATTAAGGCAGCTGGTTTAGTAAAGACAAATCAAAAAATATTGCTTTATTCAATATACTGCAGCTGTAAAATAGTAGAAAGAGATGATAGGTATGCAGAATTTTTAAAAGTTATAGAAGATGATTTCAAAGATTCTATAGACAATCTTTATGAAAATAAGATGCCAGAGGATTTAGTTAAGAAAATTCAAGATTTTATAAATAGAAATGATCATAAGTTACCTGAAAGTGTTATAGATAAGGTTAAAATGTATAAGTTTAACGATTATTTGTTTAAATTCTTAATAGGACTTTCATCATTAAATGCAAGTAGATCTGCAACTTTAAAGAAAATTTTTAGATTTTTCACAATGGTGGATTTTAAATTTGCTTTAAATTCAGCCTATGCTATTATGCCTGTAGCAAGCTGTTATTCTGATACAGTAAATAATTTTGACACAATATTTGAAATACCTTCAAAGTATCATATAGCATGGTATGCAGAAAAATTTACAGGTAATGAAAATGCAACAAAAGTGTTAAGTGAAAGGCTTAAAAAAGATAAAAAAACTTTTGAAGATGCTATAGATTTGTGTGAAGGCATTGCGAAAAATTATTTAATTTCATTTATGCTTGATGATGATAAAAAAATGGATTATATAAAAAGTTTGGAAAATGATTGTGTAAATATATTTTCAGAGATTCTAAGAGAAGATGATGTAGATGAAGGAGATATAAGTATAGTAGAAGCATTTTTGAACGGTACAAGCTCTTTTGAAGAAGTTAAAAATACAATTTATTCAATAAACCCTAAGGAATTAAATTCTTGGAGAGTAAATAGTGACCTCACATATTTGTTTTCTATTTTATGTAAAAAAATAGGATGTAATGTTGATATATATGAGCGTTCAATTGTAATTTTATCTGTACTTAAATATCAAAGATATATTTTAAATCTTGCATCTGTACATGATAAACAAAGTGGTAATCATTATAGTAAAGAAAAGTTTCAGTTAATATTTGATATTTTGAGAAAATATAATGTATCTGTAACTATGAAAATGAAGCTTATTGATAAGATACTAACTAGTTATGATTATGAAAATAATATAGCAAATGCAATGACTGATGTTTTAAAAGATATTATAATACAGGATGGAAAAGAAGTTATTGAAAATATAAAAAATATTTCAGCAGATTCAAGATGTACATTTATAGAATATATATTTAAAATTAAGTCAGAGGAAAATATGAAAGCAATTTTTGATGAGTTTGCTAGTAGTTCAAAAAAAGTTAAGGAAAAGATTATAGAACTATTTACAAATGATTTAAATAATGTTTCTTATATAGATTATATTATTAATAAATTAAAGTCTCAAAAGCAGGGTGAAAGAGAAGTTGCCATAAAAATATTCTCAAAATGGTATGATAAAAATATTAGCCAAGAAATAAAGAAGCTTATTAAAGATTCTTTAAGTTATGCTTTAGAAGTTGAAAAAAGCCAAAAAATAAGAACTTTGCTTATGGAAGTTTTAGATATTGAACAAAATCATGAAGAAAAAGAATTAAAAGATGATGATTTAATTAAAAATTTGTTAAAGGGCAACAAGAAAAAGTCACTTTCATGGCTTGAATTTGAATCACTTCCAAAGGTTAAATTAAAGGAAAACAATAATTATTGTGAAGAGGATTATTTAAAAGCTATTCTACTTTGTTATTCGGCATCTAGTAATATAGGAATAAGTGTAGATGGAGATAGATTTGCAGAAAAATTAAATAAATCTGATATGAAGCTGTTTGCAAATGAAGTTTTTGATAGATGGTTTGAAAAAGGTGCTGAATCTAAAAAAAGATGGGTACTTGGGTTTTCAGCAATTCATGGTGAAGATGAAATTGTTATAAAATTAGAAAAAGATATAAATAATTGGGCTAAAAATTCAAGAGGAGCAATAGCTAGTGAAGCTGTAAAGGCTCTTGCCTTAAATGGAAGTTCCAGTGCACTTTTAGTAGTTGACGGTATTTCAAGAAAGTTTAAGTATAAACAAGTAAAGAAAGCAGCTGCAGAAGCTCTTGATTTTGCTGCAGAGCAAATGGGAGTAGACAGAGAAGAGCTATCTGATAAGATTGTACCAAATTTGGGCTTTGATATAAATGGCGAAAGAATATTTGATTATGGAAGTAGAAAATTCACTGTAAATCTTACACCTGATCTTTCTATTGAAGTATATGATGAAAACAAAAAGAAACTTAAAAATTTACCTTCTCCAGGTAAAAGAGATGATGAAGAAAAGGCTAAAGAGGCACATAGTGAGTTTAAAACCTTTAAAAAGCAGTTAAAGACAACAGTTTCAACACAAACTACAAGAATGGATTTAGCACTTTCTAATGATAGAAAATGGACAAAGACTACATGGATGAATTTATTTGTTGAAAATCCAATCATGCATCAATTTGCTATAGGACTTATTTGGGGAACGTATAGGAATTCAAAGCTAGTAGATACATTTAGATATATGGAAGATGGAAGCTTTAATACTAAGGATGAAGATGAATTTCAACTGCTTGATGATTGCAGCATAGGACTTGTACATCCACTTGAGCTTAATGATGAAGATTTAACACTTTGGAATGAGCAGCTTGAAAATTATGAGATTGTTCAACCTATAGGGCAGCTCAATAGAAAGACATTCACTTTAACAGAAAAAGAAAAAAGTATGAATTATGTAGATAGATTTGGTGGGAAAATTGTAAATGGACTTTCACTTGCTGGCAAGCTAATGAACTATGGTTGGTATAGAGGTTCAGTTCAAGATGCAGGTGGGTATTATGAATTGTATAAGGAAGATAAAAATTTAAGCATAGGAGTAGAATTAAGTTTTGAAGGCTTATATGTGGGAGATGAAAATGAAGATACCACAATTTATATTTTAAGATTTTATAATTCTGGTACAGTGGAAAGAGGAAGCTATATATATGATGAGATAAAGAAAGAACACTTACTTTCTTTAAGTAAGGTTCCTAAAAAGTATTTTAGTGAAATATTACATCAAGTTGATAATGCGCTTTCATCAAGTACACTTGTAAATGAAAATTGGAGAAAGGAAATTAAGCTTTATTAA
- a CDS encoding DUF3307 domain-containing protein yields the protein MKTYFILIFFHLFGDVVLQRSLFIRKIFKCSDFGILKRQNVKFIVIHVILYTLSASLAFLFLKLFTVYNIFIVFISHFIIDYIKCYKISYIHGSLKYYVVNLIDQLLHISILILISGYNG from the coding sequence ATGAAGACATACTTTATACTAATATTTTTTCACTTATTTGGAGATGTGGTTCTTCAAAGAAGTTTGTTTATAAGAAAAATTTTTAAGTGCAGTGATTTTGGAATACTAAAAAGGCAGAATGTAAAGTTTATAGTTATACATGTAATTTTATATACTTTATCAGCTTCTTTAGCATTTTTATTTTTGAAGTTATTTACTGTATACAACATTTTTATAGTTTTTATCAGTCATTTTATTATTGACTATATTAAATGCTATAAGATTTCATATATACATGGGTCTTTAAAATATTATGTAGTTAATCTAATTGATCAATTGCTGCATATAAGTATTTTAATTCTAATTTCAGGCTATAATGGATAA
- a CDS encoding DUF5682 family protein, whose protein sequence is MGEVLRSKEMDKIDELFKEAFNLNSKLVFFPVRHHSPACSYHLNSTIEEYKPDIILIEGPVDGNRIKDVLCHEESKAPFAIYYSYSDSKGLIDDTKGKYRCYYPFLDYSPELVALRQGRERKIETQFIDLSYSDILINSSEGKGLLKKQDKLNYNDDYFLERSKFLKNIGEKEGCRNFNELWEKLFEIQGLNISKEKFVYNLLSYCYFSRVYSKEEELIEEGCLAREAFMTSKIQEALKVYNKILVVTGGFHTSGIIRILDKDNKMKLSKIDEKDKGVYVMPYSMEAADQLNGYASGMPFPSFYEGIWNNIEEKCETPYNNSVLSNIIESGKKVRKNDGCLSTFDEICAFDMCKGLASLRGKSQIGVYELIDAVTSSFIKGDLNISTEEPLKILYKQLTGNKIGKLCDLADVPPLVNDFKDSCSKFKLKINTTISQEIVLEMFSSKRHREVSCLMHRMKFMDTNFCNLLKGPNILLKKNVNLIRETWNYKWSTSVDSILIENSVYGGTLKEACTSLIKKEISENGKNSSSISKMLVYAFNMGLDEIFNFTISSLRKNITEDGNFYSLVECLYYLNHIYGLRELYLMDCMNEIENMIFYAYSKIFILISDMNSINEEETVRAVNCLKEVFNIVLNREIKLDSTLFKEALFSLLRKDSINAGIEGATYGILYGFGEMKVNKIAKTLEGYIMGTKDEALKAPLFLNGLFSTARDLIFVEDSILKSIDKFIGNVSEEEFIRIVPNLRLAFSYFIPREIDEIGEKVAQTYDTSKSHFDKLTTVSPEILKFGEETDKYAVSKMKQMGIISSD, encoded by the coding sequence ATGGGAGAAGTATTACGAAGCAAGGAAATGGATAAAATAGATGAATTATTTAAAGAAGCTTTTAATTTAAATTCAAAGCTTGTATTTTTTCCTGTAAGACATCACAGTCCTGCATGTTCTTATCATTTAAACAGTACTATTGAGGAATATAAGCCAGATATCATATTAATTGAAGGACCTGTAGATGGAAATAGAATAAAGGATGTTTTATGTCATGAGGAAAGTAAAGCACCGTTTGCAATTTATTATTCTTATTCTGATTCAAAGGGACTTATAGATGATACTAAAGGTAAGTATAGATGTTATTATCCATTTTTAGATTATTCACCAGAGCTTGTGGCATTAAGGCAGGGAAGAGAAAGAAAAATAGAAACACAGTTTATTGACCTTTCCTACAGTGATATTTTAATAAATAGTAGTGAAGGAAAAGGGCTTTTGAAAAAGCAGGATAAATTAAACTACAACGATGATTATTTCTTAGAAAGAAGTAAATTTTTAAAAAATATTGGTGAAAAGGAAGGCTGCAGAAACTTTAATGAGCTCTGGGAAAAGTTATTTGAAATTCAAGGACTTAATATAAGCAAAGAAAAGTTTGTATATAATTTGCTTTCTTATTGTTATTTTTCAAGAGTTTACAGTAAAGAAGAAGAACTTATAGAAGAAGGTTGCTTGGCAAGAGAAGCTTTTATGACTTCTAAAATACAGGAAGCTCTTAAAGTTTATAATAAAATTTTAGTTGTTACAGGAGGCTTTCATACTTCAGGTATAATTAGAATTTTAGATAAGGATAACAAAATGAAGCTTTCTAAAATTGATGAAAAGGATAAGGGAGTATATGTTATGCCTTATTCCATGGAGGCAGCAGATCAATTAAATGGATATGCCAGCGGAATGCCATTCCCTAGTTTTTATGAAGGAATATGGAATAACATTGAGGAAAAATGTGAAACGCCTTACAATAATTCTGTACTTTCAAATATTATTGAAAGCGGTAAAAAGGTAAGAAAAAATGATGGATGTCTTTCTACTTTTGATGAAATATGTGCTTTTGATATGTGTAAAGGACTTGCCAGCTTAAGAGGAAAATCTCAAATAGGAGTTTATGAACTTATAGATGCGGTAACTTCTTCCTTTATAAAAGGTGATTTAAATATATCTACAGAAGAACCATTAAAAATTTTGTATAAACAGCTTACAGGTAATAAAATTGGTAAGCTTTGTGATTTAGCTGATGTACCACCTCTTGTAAATGACTTTAAGGATAGTTGTTCAAAATTCAAATTAAAGATAAATACGACTATTAGTCAGGAGATTGTTCTTGAAATGTTTTCATCTAAGAGGCATAGAGAGGTAAGCTGCCTTATGCACAGAATGAAATTTATGGATACTAACTTTTGTAACCTTTTAAAGGGACCTAATATTTTACTTAAAAAAAATGTGAATTTAATAAGGGAAACTTGGAATTATAAATGGAGTACTTCTGTGGACTCTATTCTCATTGAAAATTCAGTTTATGGAGGAACTTTAAAGGAAGCTTGTACTTCTCTTATAAAAAAGGAAATATCCGAAAATGGAAAAAATTCATCTAGTATTTCTAAAATGTTGGTTTATGCATTTAACATGGGACTTGATGAAATTTTTAATTTCACCATAAGTTCACTAAGAAAGAATATTACAGAAGATGGAAACTTTTATTCATTGGTGGAATGTTTGTATTATTTAAATCACATTTATGGATTAAGAGAGTTATATCTAATGGATTGCATGAATGAAATAGAAAATATGATCTTTTATGCCTATAGTAAAATATTCATATTGATTTCAGATATGAATTCCATTAATGAAGAAGAAACCGTAAGAGCAGTAAATTGTTTAAAGGAAGTATTTAATATTGTACTTAATAGAGAAATTAAATTGGATAGTACTCTTTTCAAAGAAGCATTATTTTCACTACTAAGAAAAGACTCTATAAATGCCGGAATTGAAGGTGCTACATATGGGATATTATATGGATTTGGCGAAATGAAAGTAAATAAAATAGCAAAAACTTTAGAAGGATATATTATGGGAACTAAGGATGAAGCTTTAAAAGCACCTTTATTTTTAAATGGCTTATTTTCAACAGCTAGAGATTTGATTTTTGTTGAGGATTCAATTTTAAAATCTATTGATAAATTTATAGGAAATGTTTCAGAAGAAGAGTTTATAAGGATTGTTCCAAATCTTAGACTTGCTTTCAGCTACTTTATACCAAGGGAAATAGATGAAATAGGAGAAAAAGTAGCACAAACTTATGATACTTCTAAAAGTCATTTTGATAAATTAACAACTGTTTCACCTGAAATTTTGAAGTTTGGAGAAGAAACTGATAAATATGCAGTTAGTAAAATGAAGCAAATGGGAATAATATCAAGTGATTGA
- a CDS encoding PadR family transcriptional regulator yields the protein MARNDSLKMGELTDAYYYILLSLINPKHGYLIMKSIEEMSEGKFSIGPASLYTSIKKLLDAELIKLTEESEQKKIYITTDKGIKFLKNEIERKRKMIEIAEKIFNYKEML from the coding sequence GTGGCTAGAAATGATTCTTTAAAAATGGGTGAACTAACAGATGCTTACTATTACATTTTGCTTTCTTTAATAAATCCTAAACATGGTTATTTAATTATGAAGTCCATAGAAGAAATGTCTGAAGGCAAATTTTCAATAGGTCCTGCATCATTATATACAAGTATAAAAAAACTTCTTGATGCAGAATTAATAAAACTTACAGAAGAATCAGAACAAAAAAAAATTTATATTACTACAGATAAAGGCATTAAATTTCTAAAAAATGAAATTGAGAGAAAAAGAAAAATGATTGAAATTGCTGAAAAAATATTTAATTATAAGGAGATGTTATAA
- a CDS encoding DUF2812 domain-containing protein: MSDTKYVMSKGTAFAEHEEMKILSEYASKGWILYKFAFLGYKLKKANPEKLQYALDYRNNADEEYFSYFEEAGWHHVCSSANMIHIFSAPEGTKPIYTDNNTESEKYINQYKSMKKVAIPSLLCSILFIILMLLAEYNHIPNIYVIIFAILLLPTAILAVITTLPCIAYYKKTNETERVYSSSKRHKIVDKLSIIMLIILISLTVLMFLDIISISGIVFYPIVLITFMLILFSCFMK; the protein is encoded by the coding sequence ATGTCAGATACTAAATATGTTATGAGCAAAGGAACAGCATTTGCAGAACATGAGGAAATGAAAATATTATCCGAATATGCTAGTAAAGGTTGGATTTTATATAAATTTGCTTTTTTAGGATATAAATTAAAAAAGGCTAACCCAGAAAAATTACAATATGCTTTAGATTATAGAAATAATGCCGATGAAGAATATTTTTCATATTTTGAAGAAGCAGGATGGCACCATGTATGTTCCAGTGCAAATATGATTCATATATTCAGTGCTCCCGAAGGAACAAAACCAATTTATACTGATAATAATACTGAATCAGAAAAATATATAAACCAATATAAATCTATGAAGAAAGTAGCAATACCCTCTTTGTTATGTTCCATTTTATTTATCATTTTAATGCTTCTTGCTGAATATAATCATATACCTAATATATATGTAATAATTTTTGCTATTCTTTTACTGCCCACAGCAATACTTGCTGTTATTACAACATTACCATGTATTGCTTATTATAAAAAAACAAATGAAACCGAAAGAGTTTATTCTTCTAGTAAAAGACACAAAATAGTAGACAAATTATCAATAATTATGCTTATAATACTAATATCTTTAACAGTTTTAATGTTCCTTGATATTATAAGTATTAGTGGTATAGTATTTTATCCTATAGTCTTAATTACCTTTATGTTAATATTATTTAGCTGTTTTATGAAATAG